Proteins from a single region of Starkeya sp. ORNL1:
- a CDS encoding extracellular solute-binding protein, giving the protein MRIRTAFGIALCMTVASISVPALAADLVLYDALDFAGPVAKAFQAKTGLTVDVVEPGSTGETLGKIAAEGNNPQFDIVWLDGSAVMERMAADHVLQPIPADTYAEVAFTDLGKSLIPASHAFLPTGTSTTAIEVNTRKVPADKMPKSWSDLQAFAGAVAAKDPNLSGPAYQWLAGFFQTNGTADGKALLAKVLTTKSLSGLSSGGKVNAAVLTGNAKVGINQDSAIFAKIASGEPVVAVYPSEGSIALPQGLGISARTQHMDAARKFAAFVTSPEGQAAMQNGDDTDFFFIPIIAGVKAKPGRETQIAFVRLDDATASAHESEWKQWYKNTFVP; this is encoded by the coding sequence ATGAGGATCCGAACCGCCTTCGGAATCGCTCTGTGCATGACGGTGGCCTCTATCTCGGTGCCGGCTTTGGCCGCCGACCTGGTGCTCTATGATGCGCTCGACTTCGCTGGGCCGGTCGCCAAGGCCTTCCAGGCCAAGACCGGTCTGACGGTCGACGTGGTCGAGCCCGGCAGCACCGGCGAGACGCTCGGCAAGATCGCCGCCGAGGGCAATAATCCGCAGTTCGACATCGTCTGGCTCGACGGCTCGGCGGTGATGGAGCGCATGGCCGCCGACCACGTGCTGCAGCCGATCCCGGCCGACACCTATGCCGAGGTGGCCTTCACCGATCTCGGCAAGTCGCTGATCCCGGCGAGCCACGCCTTCCTGCCGACCGGCACCAGCACCACCGCCATCGAGGTGAACACCAGGAAGGTGCCCGCCGACAAGATGCCGAAGTCGTGGAGCGACCTGCAGGCCTTCGCCGGCGCGGTGGCGGCCAAGGATCCCAATTTGTCGGGTCCGGCCTATCAATGGCTCGCCGGCTTCTTCCAGACCAATGGCACCGCGGACGGCAAGGCGCTGCTGGCGAAGGTGCTCACCACAAAATCCTTGTCCGGCCTCTCCAGCGGCGGCAAGGTCAATGCCGCGGTGCTGACCGGCAATGCCAAGGTCGGCATCAACCAGGACAGCGCGATCTTCGCCAAGATCGCCAGCGGCGAGCCGGTGGTCGCGGTCTATCCGAGCGAAGGCTCGATCGCGCTGCCGCAGGGGCTCGGCATCAGCGCCAGGACCCAGCACATGGACGCGGCGAGAAAGTTCGCTGCGTTCGTCACCAGCCCGGAAGGGCAGGCGGCGATGCAGAATGGCGACGACACCGACTTCTTCTTCATCCCGATCATTGCCGGGGTCAAAGCCAAGCCCGGCCGCGAGACTCAGATCGCTTTCGTTCGTCTCGACGACGCCACTGCTTCCGCCCACGAGAGCGAGTGGAAGCAGTGGTACAAGAACACGTTCGTCCCGTGA
- a CDS encoding ABC transporter permease subunit, producing MAILQQHGAAAFSRGASSLGGVRLAGEGALALLCRAGGPLAIYAVFALLIGLPLALVLIQAIMPGLFDTRDASAALSLAPLAHALAEPRVTQSILHSLELAATVAVTTTVLGGAFALLVQRCEIPLRGAIAMVPWLVFLTPSYLKALAWVLLMSPGGYLAQLGVLPPALGSAFFGLAGLVFVHTLSLFPLAGFIIGSALTGLGGELEDAARLSGASPVRIWLRINGPLLAPAIALSVIAAFAEVLSDFGLASTIARVSDFGVLTYGIYAAASDYPVDFPAAGAQALVLLLLVVLVVLADRLLRRRADPRLISGRSRPSRPYDLGGWRWPAAAVALAIATLALLLPLAAIAARALSRTLGHGLEWSNLTSANVATALSLGTQANEGLLRSLGFAGLTALVASGIALLLSAQLDRSNPVLRTIVIGLSLGAVAIPGIVLGFGYILLWNRLPGFRDWPFPHYGDSSLLVMGYVAAALPYCLVVIMAAIGQLAPSLTDAARLHGVGSMRRLLAITLPLVFLSVVTAFLLTFIRTVFELPMSQMLIPQSGPPAPTLILKLFSHDRDGLASAIALVAMVAAGGSAALVWILARRFARPRGAVVSGTGNLVTEHAP from the coding sequence ATGGCCATTCTCCAGCAGCACGGTGCCGCGGCTTTTTCCCGCGGCGCCAGCAGTCTTGGTGGGGTGCGGCTGGCAGGCGAGGGAGCGTTGGCGCTCCTGTGCCGTGCCGGCGGGCCGCTCGCCATCTATGCCGTGTTCGCGTTGCTGATCGGCTTGCCGCTGGCGCTGGTGCTGATCCAGGCGATCATGCCCGGGCTGTTCGACACGCGCGACGCCAGCGCTGCGCTGAGCCTCGCGCCGCTGGCGCACGCTCTTGCCGAGCCGCGCGTTACACAATCGATCCTGCATTCGCTCGAACTCGCCGCAACCGTTGCCGTCACCACCACGGTCCTGGGCGGTGCCTTCGCGTTGCTGGTGCAGCGCTGCGAAATTCCGCTGCGCGGGGCGATCGCGATGGTGCCCTGGCTGGTGTTCCTGACGCCGTCCTATCTGAAGGCGCTGGCCTGGGTGCTGCTGATGTCGCCGGGCGGCTATCTGGCGCAACTCGGCGTGCTGCCGCCGGCGCTGGGCTCGGCCTTCTTCGGGCTCGCAGGCCTGGTGTTCGTCCATACCCTCAGCCTGTTCCCGCTTGCCGGCTTCATCATCGGCAGCGCGTTGACCGGGCTCGGCGGCGAGCTCGAGGACGCGGCGCGGCTGTCCGGCGCGTCCCCGGTTCGGATCTGGCTCAGGATCAACGGACCCTTGCTGGCCCCGGCCATCGCCCTAAGCGTTATCGCCGCCTTCGCCGAAGTGCTGTCGGATTTCGGCCTGGCCTCGACCATTGCACGGGTGTCGGATTTCGGCGTCTTGACCTACGGCATCTATGCCGCCGCCAGCGACTATCCGGTTGATTTTCCCGCGGCGGGGGCGCAGGCGCTGGTGCTGCTGCTGCTCGTGGTACTCGTCGTGCTGGCTGACCGGCTGTTGCGACGCCGGGCCGATCCGCGCCTGATTTCGGGCCGTTCCAGGCCCTCGCGGCCCTATGATCTCGGTGGCTGGCGCTGGCCGGCTGCGGCCGTGGCCCTCGCCATCGCCACCCTTGCGCTGCTGCTGCCACTGGCCGCCATCGCCGCGCGGGCGCTCAGCCGCACGCTCGGCCACGGGCTCGAATGGAGCAATCTCACTTCGGCGAATGTCGCCACTGCGCTAAGCCTAGGCACGCAGGCGAATGAGGGCCTGCTGCGCAGCCTTGGCTTCGCCGGCCTTACTGCGCTGGTCGCGAGCGGCATCGCGCTGCTGCTGTCGGCCCAGCTCGACCGCTCCAACCCGGTGCTGCGCACCATCGTCATCGGACTGTCGCTGGGCGCCGTCGCCATTCCCGGCATCGTCCTCGGGTTCGGCTACATACTGCTGTGGAACCGGCTACCGGGATTTCGGGATTGGCCGTTCCCGCATTATGGCGACAGCTCTTTGCTGGTCATGGGCTATGTCGCCGCGGCGCTGCCTTATTGCCTCGTCGTCATCATGGCGGCGATCGGCCAGTTGGCGCCGAGCCTCACTGACGCGGCGCGACTGCACGGGGTCGGCAGCATGCGGCGCCTCCTCGCCATCACGCTGCCATTGGTGTTCCTCAGCGTGGTGACGGCGTTCCTGCTGACCTTCATCCGCACCGTGTTCGAGCTGCCGATGTCGCAGATGCTCATCCCGCAAAGCGGTCCGCCGGCGCCGACGCTGATCCTGAAACTGTTCAGCCATGATCGCGATGGCCTGGCTTCCGCCATCGCGCTGGTCGCCATGGTGGCCGCGGGGGGTAGTGCGGCGCTGGTCTGGATACTGGCACGGCGCTTCGCGCGCCCGCGGGGTGCGGTCGTTTCCGGGACAGGCAATCTGGTCACGGAGCACGCGCCATGA